Within the Corynebacterium tuberculostearicum genome, the region GGGTCGCGACCGGTCTACTCGACGATCATCTCAAGCACTGTGTGCTCGACGCAGCGAAGCTCAGCGACGAGGCGGCCGTCGAGAAGATACAGGAAGTCACCGACGCCATCAACCGACTCGTCCGCTCCTAATCCCGGACCCCGAGGCCGCGTTCCAGGACACGGCGGGAAGCCCTCACGACGCCCTCCACGCCTGATCCTCACCGACACGCCGTCCGCCCGCGATGCGCCCACTTTCGCTCAACGGGCCAGGCGAGCCGGCGCCCACGGCGTGCGCTTGCAGGCCGCGGCCGGGCTGCTGCGCATGAGTGCGGTGTACCAACGCCCCGTGGTCCGCTCGACCGCACCCCTACGATCCTCGTCCTTCGCACGCTCCATTCCGACCCCGAGCTGCAGTGCGACGTCACCGTCGAAACCCTGACCGCGACCGTCGACCCCCTGTCCCTCGAACTGCCGGAGACCTCGCTGGCACCCGCTTGGACCAGCGTCGAACCCCCACAACACGGGTGGAGATACATTGCGGACGTGTCCAGTCTGACGCTGATGCGTAGCGTCCGTGCCGGCATCGAGGCCGTGGCCCAAGCACTTCCCGACAAACCCGGCGACGATGTCGCCCGCAAGATCCGGGGCATGGTCTGGGGCACCCCGGACACAGCCCTCGCGTCGCTGCCACAAGGCGTCGCGTTCGCCGCCTACGTCTTCGGGTTCCTCAGCTCCGAAGGAGAGGCCGCGATCTCCACCGCCGGCCGCTGGACGCGGTTGACCCTTCCGACTGGACACGTACTCCTGCGCGGACCCGTCGTCTCTGGCCTCACCTCAATCCGCCGCACCCGGCCACGCGTCTCCGAGTCCTTCAAACCAATCGGATAATACTTGATACCCCATAGGGGTAAAGGGTAGGATTGGTGACTATGAGAGAGGCTGAACACGCGCACGCCACGTATGACACACCGCACCTGGATGCGGCCGGGATCGTGAGTCGGCAGCAACGCGAGTCCGGCGACTTCTACCTATTGACCGGTGTACATGCCGGGCATCAGCAGCAGGAACGCATCCCTGCGGGTTCAACCTCGAACTCGCGACCAAACTGACTAAGGAGGCATTATGCCCCGTTTTTCCCGATTGACCCCTGAGACCGCAGTGGGGAGCTCACGAGACTTGCTCGGCGATCTCGTCGAGCGGCACGGCGAGGTCGGAGACATGGTCTCGACGATGGCGCATTCCCCGGCGGTGCTCGGCGGTTATCTCCAGCTGAGCAAAGCCATGCGTCGCGCCAAGCTCGACCGCAAGGTCAGCGAGCTCGTTTCGATCGCCGTGCAGTCGCAGCAAGGATGCGGAATGTGCCTGGCCTCGCACATCAGCGCGGCACGATCACTCGGGGTCAGCGATAACGAGATCGCACTCGCCCAGCAGGGTACGGCGATGACCGGCCCGGTCGCGGCGATGATCGCGCTCGGCCTCCAGGTCTACCGTGAGCCTGCGTCGATCACCGACGAGCAGATCGACGAGCTTCGGGGGTTCGGGTACAGCGACCGTGAGATCTCTGATGTCGTCGGGGTCGTGTCGCTGAACATTCTCACCGGCGCCTTCAACCTGGTTGCCGGCCTCACGCCGGGCGACTGATCTTGCCGGCGACTTGGCGCCTTGGCCGAGAGGATAGGCAGCGGTCTGCAAAACCTTGTACACGGGTTCGAGTCCCGTAGGCACCTCCACTTTCCGCCGAATCCAATAAGGCACGCGTCGCAGGAAGCGGGCAGTCCACCCTCGGGCGCGCCGGAACCTCTGAGCTTCATTTCGCATCGAGCGACAGATCACACTCGACAATATCGTCATAGAGCGATATAATCGCTATATGACTATGAATCAACAAGAGGGGGCAACCCTCGACGAGGTGGCGACAGCAGCGTACGCCCACCTGTTCCAGGCATTTGCAGAACCGACGAGGTTGGCGATCGTGCAGCACCTCGCCTCGGGCGAGCACCGGGTCCGCGATCTGGTCGAGCACATGGGCCTGGCCCAGTCCACGGTAAGCAAACATGTCGGCTTTCTCGTTGAGTGCGGCCTGGCGACGATGCGCCCGGAAGGGCGCTCCACCTGGTACTCGCTGACACAGCCCGAACTCCTGCGTACCCTCGTCGCCGCTGCCGAATGCCTCCTCGATGCCACCGGCACGCAGGCCCTGCTCTGCACGCACCTGCGACTCCCACATACCCACCACGCGACAGATACGGAGAAGAAGTAGACATGGGCGCAGGACACAATCACGGCCCCGCAGCCAGCGAGACCGGGCACCCTGGAGATTTCCGCAAGAAACTCTGGATCGCATTCTCGATCACCGCGACGATCGTCGTCGCCCAGGCCATCGGCTCGGTCATCACCGGCAGCCTCGCACTGCTAACCGACACCGCCCATGCCATCACCGATGCCGTCGGCCTACTGGTCGCACTGATCGCCGGGACGCTGATGCTCAAGCCCGCCAACTCCAAGCGCACCTGGGGGTTCCGACGTATCGAGGTGATCGCAGCCCTCGGACAGTCGGCACTGCTGCTGGTGGTGGGCACGTACGCCGCCATCGAAGGAATCCGGCGACTGTTCGAGCCGCCGGAGGTGCCCGCAAGCGAACTGCTGATCTTCGGCATCATCGGCCTGGTCGCGAACATCATCGCCATCACCATCCTCGCCTCCAGCCGCGGTTCGAACTTCAACATGCGTGCCGCGTTCCTCGAAGTCCTCAACGACGCCCTCGGCTCACTCGGAGTGATCATCGCGGCGATCGTGATCTCCACGACCGGGTTCATGCAGGCCGACGCCATCGCCGGACTGTTCATCGCCACCCTGATCGTGCCTCGCGCGTTCAAGCTGATGCGCGAGACCACCGGCGTCCTCATGGAGTTCACTCCTAAGGGCCTCGACCTCGACAAAGTCCGCTCACACATCCTCGAACTCGACCACGTCCAGGATGTTCATGATCTGCACGCCTCCACTGTGGCGACCGGCCTACCGACCCTGACCGCCCACGTCGTCGTCGACGACGAATGCTTCACCGACGGTCATGCCGCCCAGATGCTCCAAGAGATCAAAGACTGCGTCGCAGGACACTTCGAGGTCTCCGTCCATCACGCAACCTTCCAGATCGAGACCGAGCACATTGCCGAACATGAACCGGAAGTCAGCAAGCACGACTGAACGCAGCGCCCCCTCCCGGGCTCGTACCGGGCGGGGCGCTTCCGCATCACACAGGTAGGCACTACCCCTATGGGGTACTATGGCCAATTGGCACCACGGGCAGGCACGAGAAGGAATCCCATGAAAAACCTCAGGTCATTGCCGAAGTACGGCGGGAAGAAAACCGCTGCAACCACCGTCGTGATCGGCGCTTTCCTGCTCACCGGATGCGCGGCCGCCAACGACTCACCCTCAGCCACCTCGGCCAGCGGAGCCGAGATTCTTGTCGAGAATGGTCTCGAAGGCCTCGACGTGCGGGAGCTGGTCGAAACGCTCGATGCGATCCCGCTGGACGATCGCACGGAGACCTTGACCACGTCGATCACTGCGGAGATGGTCACGCTCACTGATCAGCACGAGCACGCGACAGAGGTGCGGTTGCCCAGTGACGAGATCTACGTATCCGTTGCCCCGTATCGGTCGCAGACCCATGATTGCTACTACCACAGCCCGACCGGATGCCTGGGCGAGCTGCGCAACGCAGACGTGGCCGTAACGGTGACGGATGCGACGACCGGCGAGACGATCGTCGACGAGGAGTTGAGAACCCTCGACAACGGCTTCGTCGGGATCTGGCTGCCCCGAGGCATCGAGACATCGATCTCGATCACCCACGACGGCCAGACCGTCACCTCCGAACTTTCGACCGTCGGCGACGATGCGCAAACCTGCCTGACCACGATGCGACTGGTCTAAAACTAGCACCACGGGAATACCCCCACCGGGTAGGGTGTTGTGATGTGCGCGCGGTCTATCGCACGCGACGTGTAATAGGAAGGAAAGCAGTCCCATGAGCGAAGTCACCACCGTCGACACCCAGGCCTTCGAAGAGGTTGTGCTCCAGAGCGAGGTCCCCGTTCTCGTGGACTTCTGGGCAGCCTGGTGCGGCCCGTGCCGTGCGATCGCGCCGGTCCTGGACCAGATTGCAGCTGAGCAGGATGGAAAGCTCCTCATCGCCAAGCTCAATGTCGACGAGAACCCCGACATCGCCTCACGCTACAACATCAGTTCGATCCCTGTGATGAAGGTCTTCGACAAGGGTGAAATCGTGCGCGAGATCATTGGGGCGATGCCGAAGCCGCAGATCGAGCAACGCCTCGAAGGCATTATCTGAGGCTCGGCCGTCGAACCGTTCCCGAACTCCGCCGACCGTTGCGCGGCAGTTGATGGTCGCCCGACTCAGCGTGATTGCATACGTAATGCAAGACTGCGCAGTGCAACGAGCGCTTGAAGTGGCAGGACCCCGTTACCGAAGGCGGTCTTCTGCTGATTTGCAGTCAGTCCGCCCATCGTGTCGGTAATCCATCTGACTGGCAGATCCATAAGCCATTCCACGAACTCCGGCGACGGGCGTGGCCCTCTGTCCTCGTTCATATACACCAAATACACGGTTTGCAAGAAGTTAAGCAGTGTCACCAGAAAAGGGATTCTTCCATGGCACTGCCACCAGAAAAAATTGCTCAGCTTCAAGCAGCCCAAAAGACTGCCCAAGACCGAGAAGTTAATCAAGCAAAAGAACTTATAAACGCCCAAGACATTGGCTACACATCCAAACTCTTCGTCCAAGCATTATTTCCATACCGCAAGACCGACGAAGAAAAACGAGTCATAGAGACAGCACAAGGCCGAATCGTTGTCTACGCCGATGGAGGATTGCCCTACGGCAAATATCCCCGACTAATCATGGCCTACATCGTCACCCGTGCCGTGGAAAACGCAGGAAAGCTCAAAGCAGGCAAAATAGACCTTGAGCAAGCAGTCCGCATCCCTCTCGGACACTCCATGAACCACTTCCTCCAAGCCATCGGAGTAACTGGACGCGGCACAGGTGGCGCAACAGGGAACTTGGCCAATATCCGCGAGCAATTATTGCGCCTGGCTGATGCTCGCGTGACCGTCAAAGAGGACGATGGCGTACGCGCACGTGGTAAACACACTCAAATTATGGATGAATGGGACTTATGGTTTGATGCACGCGACCCTAATCAGGGAAGCTTCATCGAGTCCTACATCAAACTCACGCCACAATTTTTCCAGCACATTGTCGAAGCCCCCATCCCTATCGACCTTGCTGTACTACGCCAGCTCACCAAGCCACGGTCAATGGACATTTATATCTGGCTAACGGTCAAGCAGTTTTGGCTTAGCAAAAACAACCGAGACTCCTACCTTTTTACCTGGGACATGATGGCACAAAGCTTCGCCACCAAAGAGCTAGTATCAGGGCAAGACTGGGTGAACTTCCGCAACGAAATCAAGAAAGCCATCCACGATGTTCAGGCGATATGGCGTAATTGTGGAATAAAAGCCGACCTCGATGGAGTCACCGTCACTAAGACATCTCCCTCAGTTGAGAAAAAACCGCCACGTCCGCAGCTGGATTAATACTCATCAACGAGTGAGCGCCCCCTTGTGGGCGCTTTCTTTATGCCCTGGTCAGGCTGCGCATATTTACCAATACGGCTGCGCATATTTACCAATATCCAAGCAGTTATCCACAGGGCTTGAACTGGGATTTTATCTATTTCCCCTGGTCGCTTATAACTATAAACTGTAGAACTATATCCAGCAGGGGTAAACCAACCAGTCAACGCTAACGCTAACTAGTAAATAAGATTCCATCGTGGCTCACGCCCTCACTAACGTTCGGTTGTGCTGCCGCCCAAATCAAAGATTTGGTTGCCACCGAGACAACCTGGACTACTCACTGACCACAGCCTCCAGGACTACAGATAACCAAAGAATCTTTAAAGAGAACTCTCACAAAGGAACCCCAATAATTTCATCCTTACTGTCAATGCTCACTGGAGTGGGCACGCCCTTGTTACTTTTGTCGAAGCTCCGCAGAATAGTTTGTAGACCGCTCCCTCCCATTACGTTGTTGGCAGTTCCGCTTGAAGGGGCCCAGGATTCGTACTCCTAGCCCCATGCTGGGGCAGGTTATGTTTATCTGCGTTCCTTCTGCCTTGTGGCAGTGGAACTAGTCGCTGGCTTCGGTATGGCTTGTTTTCGTCCCTGTCTGAAAATGATCCGGGGGGTGATGCCACCGAAGGCAGTGACATACTCCAGACTGCTAATAGGAACCTGACCCGCACAGAATGTGCGAAGTCTCAAAGTAATGTGGATGCCAGCGTGAAGTATGTCCGACCACCAGCGATGAAATAAGTCCCATACTCATTCAATTCGCTAGGAGGTCTAGCATGACCTACGACTATGTCATCGGCATGGACGTCGGTAAATATTTTCACCACGCTTGCGTCTTAGATATCGACGGCACCCAGGTGCTATCTAAGCGCATCAACCAAAACGAAAAATCCCTGCGCACACTGTTTTCAACGTTCAGCGCACACGACCACAAAGTCCTTGTCGTCGTGGACCAGCCAAATAACATTGGTCGACTAACTGTCGCAGTTGCTCAAGATATCGGAATCGACGTGCGCTACCTTCCCGGTTTGGCTATGCGTCAACTCTCACGCATCCACGCTGGCAATGCCAAAACTGATATCCGGGACGCCTATATCATTGCCCACGCTGCAAAGAACCTTCCGGAGTCCC harbors:
- a CDS encoding carboxymuconolactone decarboxylase family protein, whose translation is MPRFSRLTPETAVGSSRDLLGDLVERHGEVGDMVSTMAHSPAVLGGYLQLSKAMRRAKLDRKVSELVSIAVQSQQGCGMCLASHISAARSLGVSDNEIALAQQGTAMTGPVAAMIALGLQVYREPASITDEQIDELRGFGYSDREISDVVGVVSLNILTGAFNLVAGLTPGD
- a CDS encoding ArsR/SmtB family transcription factor, which codes for MTMNQQEGATLDEVATAAYAHLFQAFAEPTRLAIVQHLASGEHRVRDLVEHMGLAQSTVSKHVGFLVECGLATMRPEGRSTWYSLTQPELLRTLVAAAECLLDATGTQALLCTHLRLPHTHHATDTEKK
- a CDS encoding cation diffusion facilitator family transporter — protein: MGAGHNHGPAASETGHPGDFRKKLWIAFSITATIVVAQAIGSVITGSLALLTDTAHAITDAVGLLVALIAGTLMLKPANSKRTWGFRRIEVIAALGQSALLLVVGTYAAIEGIRRLFEPPEVPASELLIFGIIGLVANIIAITILASSRGSNFNMRAAFLEVLNDALGSLGVIIAAIVISTTGFMQADAIAGLFIATLIVPRAFKLMRETTGVLMEFTPKGLDLDKVRSHILELDHVQDVHDLHASTVATGLPTLTAHVVVDDECFTDGHAAQMLQEIKDCVAGHFEVSVHHATFQIETEHIAEHEPEVSKHD
- a CDS encoding CueP family metal-binding protein codes for the protein MKNLRSLPKYGGKKTAATTVVIGAFLLTGCAAANDSPSATSASGAEILVENGLEGLDVRELVETLDAIPLDDRTETLTTSITAEMVTLTDQHEHATEVRLPSDEIYVSVAPYRSQTHDCYYHSPTGCLGELRNADVAVTVTDATTGETIVDEELRTLDNGFVGIWLPRGIETSISITHDGQTVTSELSTVGDDAQTCLTTMRLV
- the trxA gene encoding thioredoxin, with the protein product MSEVTTVDTQAFEEVVLQSEVPVLVDFWAAWCGPCRAIAPVLDQIAAEQDGKLLIAKLNVDENPDIASRYNISSIPVMKVFDKGEIVREIIGAMPKPQIEQRLEGII
- a CDS encoding replication protein RepA, giving the protein MALPPEKIAQLQAAQKTAQDREVNQAKELINAQDIGYTSKLFVQALFPYRKTDEEKRVIETAQGRIVVYADGGLPYGKYPRLIMAYIVTRAVENAGKLKAGKIDLEQAVRIPLGHSMNHFLQAIGVTGRGTGGATGNLANIREQLLRLADARVTVKEDDGVRARGKHTQIMDEWDLWFDARDPNQGSFIESYIKLTPQFFQHIVEAPIPIDLAVLRQLTKPRSMDIYIWLTVKQFWLSKNNRDSYLFTWDMMAQSFATKELVSGQDWVNFRNEIKKAIHDVQAIWRNCGIKADLDGVTVTKTSPSVEKKPPRPQLD